The window ATCTACGGCCTGCCGCCCCAGGAGATGGAATTCGTGCGCTTATATGGCGACGAAGTCGGCCGTGTTGAAATCATGAAGGTGGATGGCCAAAAAATTGTGCGCACCGAGAAAGAAGTGGAAGTGGAACACTCCGGCATGGCCCAGCCTAAAACCAATGAGCCCGAGCCTGCACTGGGCGAAGCCGGACAGCCCGGCGCCCCGTCGTTGCGCCGTCCTGGTGAAGCTCTGCCCAACGACAGCGATGACCAGCAACAGGTAGTACACAAGACCATTGGGCTGCCTCATCCTACACAGGGACCGGTACCGGGCTCCGATATCCCTGAGCCGCAAACACCGCAACCCCAACCACAGCAGCAACCACCACCACTGCCTCACTTTTTGAACTGACGACGCATGTTGGTGGTGGAAGGGTGTGTGAGAACTACCGTGGAAGAGCACGGCTTTCAGCCGTACGTTAAGGGCCACAAAAAAACCTGGGCTTTAGCCCCGGCATATAAATGCCATCTTTGCACACCCCCGCTCCTCAGCTTAAACTTAAATTGTGAAGATAGCCCTAGGACAAATTAATCCCACGGTTGGCGATTTCTCCGGCAACGCGCAAAAAATCATTGATTACTCCCGCCAAGCGCTCACCGCCGGGGCCGGCCTGATCGTTTTTCCCGAAATGAGTGTCTGCGGATACCCAGCGCGCGATTGGGTTGAAAAACCAGCCTTTGTTGCCAAGAGCCGGGAGACTGTCGAGCGCATTGCCTCTGAGACGCAGGGCATCGCCGTGATTTGCGGTTTGGTGACACCTACCAATTCCGATACCGGTAAAACCGTCATGAACTCAGCCGCGTTTTTGCGGAACGGCAAGGTAGAGTTCGTTCAATCGAAGATGCTGCTGCCCACCTACGATGTCTTTGATGAGCTGCGCAACTTCGCTCCTGCACGCGAACAATCTCTGCTTCAGTTCTGCGGCAGACAGATCGCCCTGACCATCTGTGAAGATGCCTGGAACGACAAACAATTCTGGAACCGGCAGTTGTACCGGGTGGATCCGGTCGAGCAACTCATGCGTGCCGGCGGAAATTTTGTTTTGAACATTTCAGCTTCGCCGTTCTGGGTAGGGAAGCGCGAGTTGCGCTGCAAGATGCTGCAAGCCATTGCGCGCGAGTATAAGTCGCCGGTTGCCATGGTGAACCAGGTGGGCGGCAACGATCAACTAATTTTTGATGGATCGAGTCTTGTCATCGGCCCCGATGGCGCCGTCATTGCGCAGGCCAAATCCTTTGAAGAAGACTTGATTTTCTTCGATCCCAACACTTCGTCGGGAGATCATCACGAGCAGATCGAAGGCATCGAGGCCAGTGCCCATGCAGCGCTCGTTTTGGGAGTCCGCGATTACGTCCGCAAGTGCGGCTTCCAGCGTGTCATCATCGGTCTGAGCGGAGGCATTGATTCCGCGCTTACCGCCGCTATCGCAGTGGAAGCTCTGGGACCGGAAAATGTGATGGGCGTGG of the Terriglobales bacterium genome contains:
- a CDS encoding NAD+ synthase is translated as MKIALGQINPTVGDFSGNAQKIIDYSRQALTAGAGLIVFPEMSVCGYPARDWVEKPAFVAKSRETVERIASETQGIAVICGLVTPTNSDTGKTVMNSAAFLRNGKVEFVQSKMLLPTYDVFDELRNFAPAREQSLLQFCGRQIALTICEDAWNDKQFWNRQLYRVDPVEQLMRAGGNFVLNISASPFWVGKRELRCKMLQAIAREYKSPVAMVNQVGGNDQLIFDGSSLVIGPDGAVIAQAKSFEEDLIFFDPNTSSGDHHEQIEGIEASAHAALVLGVRDYVRKCGFQRVIIGLSGGIDSALTAAIAVEALGPENVMGVGMPSAYSSQGSIDDSRELAANLGIRFEVLPISSIFNAFRETLKPLFAGRPEDVTEENIQARIRGNLLMALSNKFGSLVLSTGNKSEIAVGYCTLYGDMAGGLDVLADVPKTMVYRLSHYVNSRRLVIPKSTLEKPPSAELRPDQKDSDALPAYDVLDAILEDYIEDNKTAAQIAEAHKFDIKFVQKIISMVERNEFKRQQAAPTLKISEKAFGLGRRFPIAAKIQI